In Halorussus limi, a genomic segment contains:
- a CDS encoding sensor domain-containing protein — protein sequence MSTDHRSERPASRLWAVLGVPFRLQTYRNLLYLVLAFPLGLAYFVFLSVGLSLGVGLAVTVVGIPILLAVLAISTGLASVEREMATLLLGVDVESPGWVVTESGPITERAKRLVTDLGTWKALVYLGSKLVIGVAAFVTVTTLLVTSVSLLAVPLVYDHPGVYVGIVTDAPIQLHPSLYVVWRNLLVGVETVVEIGSWQVTTLPAALGVAGLGVLLGVASLHLLNGLARFSAWYTKLMLGANAGTPSPR from the coding sequence ATGTCGACCGACCACCGAAGCGAGCGTCCAGCGAGTCGGCTCTGGGCCGTCCTCGGCGTCCCGTTCAGACTCCAGACCTACCGGAACCTGCTGTATCTCGTGCTGGCGTTCCCGCTCGGACTGGCGTACTTCGTGTTCCTGTCGGTCGGCCTCTCGCTCGGGGTCGGTCTCGCCGTCACCGTCGTCGGGATTCCGATTCTGCTGGCGGTGTTGGCGATTTCGACCGGTCTCGCGAGCGTCGAGCGGGAGATGGCGACGCTCCTGCTCGGCGTCGACGTTGAGTCGCCCGGGTGGGTCGTGACCGAGTCGGGGCCGATAACCGAGCGCGCCAAGCGCCTCGTGACCGACCTCGGGACGTGGAAGGCGCTGGTCTACCTCGGGTCGAAACTGGTCATCGGCGTCGCCGCGTTCGTGACCGTGACGACGTTGCTCGTGACGTCGGTCAGCCTGCTCGCAGTTCCGCTCGTCTACGACCACCCCGGCGTGTACGTCGGTATCGTGACCGACGCGCCGATTCAGTTGCATCCCTCGCTGTACGTGGTCTGGCGGAACCTGCTCGTGGGCGTCGAGACGGTCGTCGAAATCGGGTCGTGGCAGGTCACGACGCTCCCGGCCGCGCTCGGCGTGGCGGGCCTCGGCGTCCTGCTCGGGGTCGCCTCGCTCCACCTTCTCAACGGTCTCGCGCGGTTCTCGGCGTGGTACACCAAGCTGATGCTCGGAGCGAACGCCGGGACGCCGTCCCCGCGGTAA
- a CDS encoding HD domain-containing protein, whose amino-acid sequence MTETQIKDPVHGYVELEQSLLDYIVDTRPFQRLRYVRQLSATNLVYPGANHTRFEHSLGVYHLGRTVFENLRTQSYFTRDTPESDLDEIQRTLECACLLHDVGHPPFSHLGERFIDTEDLRARLADRGLVAAFEEAGIEDPLRSASAHELLGCLIVLREYADGLRDLGVDPHEVCAYILGYSLVFERGGRWQYGVGAQILHSPIDVDRLDYITRDNQMTGADVLSFDTHRMVDAYTAHPDEGLALSDKALSTVGNYLEGRIALYMWVTQHHKSVYANVLLRALLDELADHADAPPVTAEGVLEEEIDDNTLMERLRVTARDRPDSTLATLYDRFRSRQFPESCWKHRIAYADRVDADLDAFGEWLLEHDDRLERTLAADLDVPRHEVWIEQSYVPEYEPAQLRDIPIAYGGTTRSVGEWGLYGDRAFDSPIPFVFVPHGTEKRATELLVELFHAERDA is encoded by the coding sequence ATGACCGAGACACAGATTAAAGACCCCGTTCACGGCTACGTCGAACTCGAACAGTCGCTTCTGGACTACATCGTCGACACGCGCCCGTTCCAGCGCCTGCGGTACGTGCGCCAACTGTCGGCGACGAACTTGGTGTACCCCGGCGCCAACCACACCCGGTTCGAACACAGCCTCGGCGTCTACCACCTCGGGCGCACCGTCTTCGAGAACCTCCGCACGCAGTCGTACTTCACGCGCGACACCCCGGAGTCGGACCTCGACGAGATTCAGCGGACGCTCGAATGCGCCTGCCTGCTCCACGACGTCGGGCATCCGCCGTTCTCTCACCTCGGCGAGCGATTCATCGACACCGAGGACCTCCGAGCGCGCCTCGCCGACCGCGGCCTCGTCGCGGCCTTCGAGGAGGCCGGCATCGAGGACCCGCTCCGGTCGGCCAGCGCCCACGAACTGCTGGGCTGTCTCATCGTCCTCCGGGAGTACGCCGACGGCCTCCGGGACCTCGGCGTGGACCCCCACGAGGTGTGCGCGTACATCCTCGGCTACAGCCTCGTCTTCGAGCGAGGAGGCCGCTGGCAGTACGGCGTCGGCGCCCAGATTCTCCACTCGCCCATCGACGTGGACCGCCTCGACTACATCACCCGGGACAACCAGATGACCGGGGCGGACGTGCTGAGTTTCGACACCCACCGGATGGTCGACGCCTACACCGCCCACCCCGACGAGGGACTCGCGCTCTCGGACAAGGCGCTCAGCACCGTCGGCAACTACCTCGAAGGCCGCATCGCGCTCTACATGTGGGTGACTCAGCACCACAAGTCGGTGTACGCCAACGTCCTGCTTCGGGCGCTCCTCGACGAACTCGCCGACCACGCCGACGCTCCGCCCGTCACCGCAGAGGGCGTGCTCGAGGAGGAAATCGACGACAACACGCTGATGGAGCGTCTCCGGGTGACGGCCCGCGACCGACCCGACTCCACGCTGGCGACGCTCTACGACCGCTTCCGGTCGCGCCAGTTCCCCGAGTCCTGCTGGAAGCACCGCATCGCCTACGCCGACCGGGTGGACGCGGACCTCGACGCGTTCGGCGAGTGGTTGCTCGAACACGACGACCGCCTCGAACGCACGCTCGCCGCCGACCTCGACGTGCCGCGCCACGAGGTCTGGATAGAGCAGTCGTACGTCCCCGAGTACGAACCCGCCCAACTTCGGGACATTCCCATCGCCTACGGTGGAACGACTCGGTCGGTCGGCGAGTGGGGACTGTACGGCGACCGGGCGTTCGACAGTCCGATTCCGTTCGTCTTCGTCCCCCACGGCACCGAGAAGCGCGCGACGGAACTCCTCGTGGAACTGTTCCACGCCGAGCGCGACGCCTGA
- the phoU gene encoding phosphate signaling complex protein PhoU has translation MPREDYQQKLLDLRENVLYMSEVVMERLRMGLDALEQKDTDLAWEVIDGDEEVNQLYLDLEQECIDLLALQQPVASDLRMIAASFKIITDLERIGDLATNLGEYTLEANHDVFPEVDIQELGTLTLDMIEDSMTAYADEDAEGCYGIADRDDELDARCERASEIVVRDLIETELESNTEEEVEQLLQDVSRLLLTVRDLERIGDHAVNIAARTLYMVENDDELIY, from the coding sequence ATGCCCCGAGAGGACTATCAACAGAAGCTCCTCGACCTCCGCGAGAACGTCCTCTACATGAGCGAGGTCGTGATGGAGCGACTCCGAATGGGTCTGGACGCGCTCGAACAGAAAGACACCGACCTCGCGTGGGAGGTCATCGACGGCGACGAGGAGGTAAACCAGCTGTACCTCGACCTCGAACAGGAGTGCATCGACCTGCTCGCGCTCCAACAGCCGGTCGCCTCCGACCTCCGCATGATAGCGGCGTCGTTCAAGATTATCACCGACCTCGAACGCATCGGCGACCTCGCGACCAACCTCGGCGAGTACACCCTCGAAGCCAACCACGACGTGTTCCCCGAGGTCGACATTCAGGAACTCGGCACCTTGACTCTCGACATGATAGAGGACTCGATGACCGCCTACGCCGACGAGGACGCCGAGGGCTGTTACGGCATCGCCGACCGGGACGACGAACTCGACGCCCGGTGCGAGCGCGCCAGCGAAATCGTCGTCCGCGACCTCATCGAGACCGAACTGGAGAGCAACACCGAGGAGGAAGTCGAGCAACTCCTGCAGGACGTCTCCCGCCTCCTGCTGACGGTTCGGGACCTCGAACGCATCGGCGACCACGCGGTCAACATCGCCGCCCGGACCCTCTACATGGTCGAGAACGACGACGAACTCATCTACTGA
- the phoU gene encoding phosphate signaling complex protein PhoU: MSRTGYRNRLEALRENVVRMGDLVVTRLRASLVALDRQDHELAWDVIEGDEEINRLYLDIERDCIDLLALQQPVASDLRLVAASFKIITDLERVADLAANLGEYALYADRDVVSDVDLRSLGERAAELVSDAVTAYETADAAACEALADRDDDLDARCERASERVVRDLIDTELPSEADSEEVELFLQDVSRVLLTVRDLERVGDHAVNIAARTLYMVESDDSLIE, encoded by the coding sequence ATGTCTCGAACCGGCTATCGGAACCGACTCGAAGCCCTCCGCGAGAACGTGGTCCGAATGGGGGACCTCGTCGTCACGCGACTCCGGGCGAGTCTCGTCGCGCTCGACCGACAGGACCACGAACTCGCGTGGGACGTCATCGAGGGCGACGAGGAAATTAATCGACTCTACCTCGACATCGAACGAGACTGCATCGACCTGCTCGCGCTCCAACAACCGGTCGCCTCGGACCTCCGCCTCGTCGCCGCGTCGTTCAAGATTATCACCGACCTCGAACGCGTCGCGGACCTCGCCGCCAACCTCGGCGAGTACGCGCTGTACGCCGACCGAGACGTGGTCTCGGACGTCGACCTCCGGAGCCTCGGCGAGCGCGCCGCGGAACTCGTCTCCGACGCGGTGACGGCCTACGAGACGGCCGACGCCGCGGCCTGCGAGGCGCTGGCCGACCGGGACGACGACCTCGACGCCCGGTGCGAGCGCGCCAGCGAACGCGTCGTCCGCGACCTCATCGATACCGAACTCCCCTCCGAGGCCGACAGCGAAGAGGTCGAACTGTTCTTGCAGGACGTATCGCGCGTGTTACTGACGGTTCGAGACTTGGAGCGCGTGGGCGACCACGCGGTCAACATCGCCGCCCGGACCCTCTACATGGTCGAGAGCGACGACAGCCTCATCGAGTAA
- the pstB gene encoding phosphate ABC transporter ATP-binding protein PstB, translated as MSNAEFKPSEQADEQTASQPTTVSGESQEQLKDEWTEYDFEGAPKISVEDLDVYYGEDHAIQSVSMDVPENSVTALIGPSGCGKSTFLRCLNRMNDRINSARVEGSVEIDGEEIYQDGVNLVELRKRVGMVFQAPNPFPKSIRDNIAYGPRKHGDINDGLLDKLLGRADPDKEDEIVERSLRQAALWDEVSDRLDDNALGLSGGQQQRLCIGRCLAVDPEVILMDEPASALDPIATAKIEDLIEELSKDYTVVVVTHNMQQAARISDQTAVFLTGGELVEYGETDQIFENPNSQRVEDYITGKFG; from the coding sequence ATGAGCAACGCAGAATTCAAACCGAGCGAGCAAGCCGACGAACAGACAGCGAGCCAGCCCACGACGGTCAGCGGCGAGAGCCAAGAGCAACTCAAAGACGAGTGGACCGAGTACGACTTCGAGGGCGCGCCCAAGATTTCGGTCGAGGACCTCGACGTCTACTACGGCGAGGACCACGCCATCCAGTCGGTGTCGATGGACGTTCCCGAGAACAGCGTCACCGCGCTCATCGGCCCCTCCGGATGCGGGAAGTCCACGTTCCTCCGGTGTCTCAACCGGATGAACGACCGCATCAACTCGGCGCGAGTCGAGGGATCGGTCGAAATCGACGGCGAAGAGATATACCAAGACGGCGTGAACCTCGTGGAACTCCGCAAGCGCGTCGGCATGGTGTTTCAGGCGCCCAACCCCTTCCCGAAGTCGATTCGGGACAACATCGCCTACGGCCCGCGCAAGCACGGCGACATCAACGACGGACTGCTCGACAAACTCCTCGGCCGTGCCGACCCCGACAAGGAGGACGAAATCGTCGAGCGCTCGCTCCGACAGGCCGCGCTCTGGGACGAGGTCAGCGACCGACTCGACGACAACGCGCTCGGTCTCTCGGGCGGCCAACAGCAGCGCCTCTGCATCGGTCGGTGCCTCGCGGTCGACCCCGAGGTCATCCTGATGGACGAACCCGCGTCCGCGCTCGACCCCATCGCCACCGCGAAAATCGAGGACCTCATCGAGGAACTCTCGAAGGACTACACCGTGGTCGTCGTCACGCACAACATGCAACAGGCCGCTCGCATCTCCGACCAGACCGCGGTGTTCCTGACCGGCGGCGAACTCGTGGAGTACGGCGAGACCGACCAGATATTCGAGAACCCCAACAGTCAGCGCGTCGAGGACTACATCACCGGGAAGTTCGGATAG
- the pstA gene encoding phosphate ABC transporter permease PstA, with translation MSYESSNLVAEESSLAERVAASVVGLNVLSVVMGFAAIFQWTEVESDFFGVSLFNLYGASLVLAGVAVVALGLASRTGLVDTAPNRSAGLLTGSLFGLVGVVAGALVASQTLGLSSVVLWLPVGLLVGAGVGAATVLPREDIGSTLPAGALSILVGALFLLNVLTVEWEWEPEGFSAAFTGPVVVPALTIFAGLVCAWAAAKSHEGFGTRGRQAGAYLLVGLNAFGMLGVLLLLVVFVATKGWSRMVEGLKFGLFSEPAFWFHVPGLDQYLIFEIPGVWFYWPFTMNGYSLSKDVVNGVLPSIVGTVWLVIGAVLFAVPLGVGAAVFLTEYAEQGGFTRAVEIATNGLWSTPSIVYGLFGYAFLVPRLGNTTSLMAGQLVLGFMLLPLVLITSREAIQTVPKEYRDASAALGVSQWETIKSVVLPAAMPGVITGVILGVGRIAGETAPILLVATGNLQASSGPAVLSGFRFTASPPFVANPVLLDSISALPYKLYATITAGVVSTDPAFGWATALILLIVVMSFYAVGIVSRIYFRRKLEQ, from the coding sequence ATGAGCTACGAGTCGAGCAATCTGGTCGCCGAGGAGTCGTCGCTGGCCGAGCGAGTCGCCGCCAGCGTCGTCGGTCTGAACGTGCTGTCGGTCGTCATGGGCTTCGCGGCCATCTTCCAGTGGACCGAGGTCGAGAGCGACTTCTTCGGCGTGAGCCTCTTCAACCTCTACGGGGCCAGCCTCGTCCTCGCGGGCGTCGCCGTCGTCGCACTCGGACTGGCCTCCCGCACCGGCCTCGTGGACACGGCGCCGAACCGGAGCGCCGGACTGCTGACGGGGAGCCTGTTCGGTCTCGTCGGCGTCGTCGCGGGCGCGCTGGTCGCGTCCCAGACGCTCGGTCTGAGCAGCGTCGTCCTGTGGCTTCCGGTCGGGCTCCTCGTCGGCGCGGGCGTCGGCGCGGCGACGGTCCTGCCGCGCGAGGACATCGGTTCGACGCTCCCCGCGGGCGCGCTGTCGATTCTCGTCGGCGCGCTCTTCCTGCTCAACGTCCTCACGGTCGAGTGGGAGTGGGAACCCGAGGGCTTCTCGGCGGCGTTCACCGGGCCGGTCGTCGTCCCGGCGCTGACCATCTTCGCAGGTCTCGTCTGCGCGTGGGCCGCCGCCAAGTCCCACGAGGGCTTCGGGACGCGGGGACGACAGGCCGGGGCCTACCTGCTGGTCGGCCTGAACGCCTTCGGGATGCTCGGAGTCTTGCTCCTGCTCGTCGTCTTCGTCGCGACCAAGGGCTGGTCGCGCATGGTCGAGGGCCTGAAGTTCGGCCTGTTCAGCGAACCCGCGTTCTGGTTCCACGTGCCGGGTCTCGACCAGTATCTCATCTTCGAGATTCCCGGCGTGTGGTTCTACTGGCCGTTCACGATGAACGGCTACTCGCTGTCCAAAGACGTCGTCAACGGCGTCCTGCCCTCCATCGTCGGCACGGTCTGGTTGGTCATCGGGGCGGTGCTGTTCGCGGTTCCGCTCGGCGTCGGTGCGGCCGTCTTCCTCACCGAGTACGCCGAACAGGGCGGGTTCACCCGCGCGGTCGAGATAGCGACCAACGGCCTCTGGAGCACGCCGAGCATCGTCTACGGCCTGTTCGGCTACGCCTTCCTCGTGCCGCGTCTGGGCAACACTACCTCGCTGATGGCGGGCCAGTTGGTCCTCGGGTTCATGCTCCTGCCGCTGGTTCTCATCACCAGTCGAGAGGCCATCCAGACGGTTCCCAAGGAGTACCGCGACGCCAGCGCCGCCCTCGGCGTCAGCCAGTGGGAGACCATCAAGAGCGTGGTCCTCCCGGCCGCGATGCCCGGCGTCATCACCGGCGTCATACTCGGCGTCGGCCGCATCGCGGGCGAGACCGCGCCCATCCTGCTGGTGGCGACCGGTAACCTGCAGGCCAGTTCCGGCCCCGCGGTCCTATCGGGCTTCCGGTTCACGGCGAGTCCGCCCTTCGTGGCGAACCCGGTCCTGCTGGACAGCATCAGCGCCCTGCCCTACAAACTCTACGCGACCATCACGGCGGGCGTCGTGAGTACCGACCCCGCGTTCGGGTGGGCGACCGCGCTGATACTCCTCATCGTGGTCATGTCGTTCTACGCGGTCGGCATCGTCTCTCGAATCTACTTCCGGAGGAAACTCGAACAATGA
- the pstC gene encoding phosphate ABC transporter permease subunit PstC translates to MIGSVDARVRSARTTVEEMDRGEQFVNGVAVASVLGALLAFLVAPAYTVFPLLAFFGVVTYGWKAHQANTAKLLMFLMTASTIVILGLITVYLILRSIPVFQAMGLDIVLKTSQPLWSTSQGIYSLVPMMWGTLVTTLLAMAIAAPLGVAGALFISEIAPGWAREVIKPGIEILAGVPSIVYGFIGYVIINTYMMEEFELANFGSLFAAGLVIGVMALPTVVSVAEDAIDSVPESMKSGSLALGATDWQTIKSVTIPASFSGVSAAVLLGVGRAVGETMAVTVMLPHQQVLPDPLYDVFKGTETLTSVIAGQYGVASGNQMSALFAAGVVLFVTVLGLSIASQLVEAHMERKLGGSQ, encoded by the coding sequence ATGATCGGTAGCGTCGACGCCCGCGTTCGGTCCGCTCGCACGACCGTCGAGGAGATGGACCGCGGGGAGCAGTTCGTGAACGGCGTCGCGGTCGCGTCGGTGCTGGGTGCGCTGTTGGCGTTCCTCGTCGCGCCCGCCTACACGGTGTTCCCGCTCCTCGCGTTCTTCGGCGTCGTCACGTACGGCTGGAAGGCCCATCAGGCCAACACCGCGAAACTCCTGATGTTCCTGATGACCGCCTCGACCATCGTCATCCTCGGACTCATCACGGTATATCTGATACTCCGGTCGATTCCGGTGTTCCAGGCGATGGGTCTCGACATCGTCCTCAAGACCAGCCAACCGCTCTGGAGCACCAGTCAGGGAATCTACTCGCTGGTTCCGATGATGTGGGGCACCCTCGTCACCACCCTGCTGGCGATGGCCATCGCCGCACCGCTCGGCGTGGCCGGTGCGCTGTTCATCAGCGAAATCGCGCCGGGGTGGGCCCGCGAGGTCATCAAGCCCGGCATCGAGATTCTGGCCGGCGTCCCCTCCATCGTCTACGGCTTCATCGGCTACGTCATCATCAACACGTACATGATGGAGGAGTTCGAGTTGGCCAACTTCGGGAGCCTGTTCGCGGCCGGACTCGTCATCGGCGTGATGGCGCTCCCGACGGTGGTCTCGGTCGCCGAGGACGCCATCGACAGCGTGCCCGAGTCTATGAAGAGCGGGTCGCTCGCGCTCGGCGCGACCGACTGGCAGACCATCAAGAGCGTCACCATCCCGGCGTCGTTCTCGGGGGTCTCGGCCGCGGTCCTGCTCGGCGTCGGCCGGGCGGTCGGCGAGACCATGGCCGTGACCGTGATGCTCCCCCACCAGCAGGTCCTGCCGGACCCGCTCTACGACGTGTTCAAGGGGACCGAGACCCTGACCAGCGTCATCGCGGGCCAGTACGGCGTCGCCTCGGGCAACCAGATGTCGGCGCTGTTCGCGGCCGGGGTCGTGCTGTTCGTGACCGTCCTCGGACTCAGCATCGCCTCGCAACTGGTCGAAGCGCACATGGAGCGTAAACTGGGTGGAAGCCAATGA
- a CDS encoding PstS family phosphate ABC transporter substrate-binding protein: protein MRERPSVDRRTVLLGGGTAIAGLAGCISTSPTPPGGRGGTTTESGASDDSSLEQLKAGGSSTVYPITSTAASVWNSNPPADDEEYWGPSNYGIDTDERLANYWASMYGFDGGGDTTPPYKVNVGLSHSGTGLEKLKNGLIDIGNASAPVAAELTDLSEEELEKFKDHVVGVDAQPIVVSKEIYEAGVTKLTAEQVRKIYTGKITNWSEIPSYEGEDKDIQAVGRAEGSGTDTAFRANMLGDPNASMSGVDVRKGQNQQVKTIVAQSSNAIAYMALAFVTDQTPPVKLSFDGTVYEPGKNLADENYPLSRDLHCYTYGGTSKKEAAYLRMIISEYGQQNFVKPEGYSMLTKERRKNQLEKLPDAK from the coding sequence ATGCGGGAAAGACCCTCTGTGGATCGTCGAACTGTTTTGCTCGGAGGGGGGACCGCCATCGCCGGACTGGCTGGCTGTATCAGCACGAGTCCGACGCCTCCCGGTGGTCGTGGGGGAACGACCACCGAGTCCGGAGCATCGGACGACTCGTCTTTGGAACAGCTAAAGGCGGGCGGTTCCTCGACTGTGTATCCGATTACGAGTACGGCCGCGTCGGTGTGGAACTCCAACCCACCCGCCGACGACGAGGAGTACTGGGGGCCGAGCAACTACGGCATCGACACCGACGAACGACTGGCCAACTACTGGGCCAGCATGTACGGGTTCGACGGCGGAGGCGACACGACGCCGCCGTACAAGGTCAACGTCGGCCTGAGCCACTCCGGGACCGGACTGGAGAAACTCAAGAACGGTCTCATCGACATCGGCAACGCGAGCGCACCCGTCGCCGCCGAACTCACCGACCTGAGCGAGGAGGAACTCGAGAAGTTCAAAGACCACGTCGTGGGCGTGGACGCCCAACCCATCGTCGTCAGCAAGGAGATTTACGAGGCGGGCGTGACGAAGCTGACTGCCGAACAGGTCCGGAAGATATACACCGGCAAGATTACGAACTGGTCGGAGATTCCGTCCTACGAGGGCGAAGACAAGGATATTCAGGCGGTCGGTCGTGCCGAGGGGTCGGGGACCGACACCGCGTTCCGGGCGAACATGCTCGGCGACCCGAACGCCTCGATGTCGGGCGTGGACGTGCGCAAGGGTCAGAATCAGCAGGTCAAGACCATCGTCGCCCAATCGAGCAACGCCATCGCGTACATGGCGCTGGCGTTCGTCACCGACCAGACCCCGCCGGTCAAACTCTCGTTCGACGGGACGGTGTACGAACCCGGCAAGAACCTCGCCGACGAGAACTATCCGCTCTCGCGTGACCTCCACTGCTACACCTACGGGGGCACCTCGAAGAAGGAGGCGGCGTACCTCCGCATGATAATCAGCGAGTACGGACAGCAGAACTTCGTCAAGCCCGAGGGCTACTCGATGCTGACGAAAGAACGGCGAAAGAACCAACTCGAAAAGCTCCCCGACGCCAAATGA
- a CDS encoding phosphate signaling complex PhoU family protein, producing the protein METRKVQVTGGSTFTVSIPKGWATENGIEAGDRVEFHPEGDSLLLSPRTAEDTVEGTVDITDLEGAELMRTVFTLYVSGFDIINLEATRVTPDQRRTVRDATQGLVGLEVIEETSDRVVLQDLLDSSELSIHNAITRMRLVAITMLQDAVTALVENDDDLATDVIERDDDVDRLWFMISRVFRSALRNPSTAADIGLPRETCFDYHSSARQLERIADHAAKIGNHALELGEIPDEVSEALEELHAESADVVEMAMDALLEEDGSEATRLGNSAREHVRQIDEHTRAVDDLIREMDAERAQQLSLVVDSLSRSADYGGNIAETALQKAAPRPEN; encoded by the coding sequence ATGGAGACGCGGAAAGTCCAAGTCACGGGCGGATCCACGTTCACCGTCTCGATTCCGAAGGGATGGGCCACCGAGAACGGTATCGAGGCGGGGGACCGCGTCGAGTTCCACCCCGAGGGAGACTCGCTGTTACTCTCTCCCCGGACGGCGGAGGACACGGTGGAGGGCACCGTAGACATCACCGACCTCGAAGGGGCCGAACTCATGCGGACGGTGTTCACGCTCTACGTCAGCGGCTTCGACATCATCAACCTCGAAGCGACGCGCGTGACCCCCGACCAGCGTCGGACGGTCCGGGACGCCACGCAGGGACTGGTCGGACTGGAAGTCATCGAGGAGACCAGCGACCGAGTGGTCCTGCAGGACCTGCTCGACTCCTCGGAACTGTCGATTCACAACGCCATCACGCGCATGCGACTCGTCGCGATAACGATGCTACAGGACGCCGTGACCGCACTGGTCGAGAACGACGACGACCTCGCCACGGACGTCATCGAACGCGACGACGACGTGGACCGACTCTGGTTCATGATTTCGCGGGTGTTCCGGTCGGCGCTCCGCAACCCGAGTACCGCCGCCGACATCGGCCTCCCGCGCGAAACGTGTTTCGACTACCACTCCAGCGCACGCCAACTGGAGCGTATCGCCGACCACGCCGCGAAGATCGGCAACCACGCGCTGGAACTCGGCGAGATTCCCGACGAAGTCTCCGAAGCCCTCGAGGAACTCCACGCCGAGTCGGCCGACGTCGTCGAGATGGCGATGGACGCCCTGCTCGAAGAGGACGGTTCCGAGGCGACCCGCCTCGGGAACAGCGCGCGCGAACACGTCCGACAGATAGACGAACACACCCGCGCGGTGGACGACCTCATCCGCGAGATGGACGCCGAACGCGCCCAGCAACTCAGTCTCGTCGTCGACTCGCTGTCACGGAGCGCCGACTACGGCGGCAACATCGCCGAGACCGCCCTCCAGAAGGCCGCGCCGCGACCCGAAAATTAG
- a CDS encoding CBS domain-containing protein, giving the protein MDIADIATTDYIELDAESNVGKARSIFEEENPKGIIVTRAGDYEGVITQKQLLRSHIEDHTKVDTLTKSAPRVDRTDNVRDVARALVEGGTKVAPVFESGTLWGVVDQDLILEAVLENLDTLTVEQIYTENVVSIAEDATLGQAINRLREHGVSRLPVVDDDGFLTGVVTTQDVVEFATRSVEKTTRGDRSGEGDRLLDLPVYDVMSSPAITTNLDESVRDAVERMLDNDYSGLVVTPKDDDRVVGGVITKTDVLRALSYTEEDVMDVQITNVNLLDTLSRESIRSSIAEISDKYQKMQVRHAHVRFHEHKEKLRGTPLLQCKIRLRTNRGQVAGSGEGYGAEQAFSVARDKLERNVLEMKGVESDREYEGQLLRKLGEL; this is encoded by the coding sequence ATGGACATCGCCGATATCGCAACGACGGACTACATCGAGTTAGACGCCGAATCGAACGTCGGGAAGGCCCGTTCTATCTTCGAGGAGGAGAATCCCAAGGGAATCATCGTGACGCGTGCGGGCGACTACGAGGGTGTCATCACCCAGAAACAACTGCTGCGCTCGCACATCGAGGACCACACCAAAGTCGACACTCTGACCAAGTCGGCACCCCGCGTCGACCGGACCGACAACGTCCGTGACGTCGCCCGCGCCTTGGTCGAGGGCGGCACCAAGGTCGCGCCCGTCTTCGAGTCGGGCACCCTCTGGGGCGTCGTGGACCAAGACCTCATCCTCGAGGCGGTGCTCGAAAATCTCGACACGCTCACGGTCGAACAGATATACACGGAGAACGTCGTCTCCATCGCGGAGGACGCCACGCTCGGACAGGCCATCAACCGCCTGCGCGAACACGGCGTCTCCCGGCTTCCGGTCGTGGACGACGACGGGTTCCTGACCGGCGTCGTCACGACCCAGGACGTGGTGGAGTTCGCGACCCGGAGCGTCGAGAAGACGACTCGGGGCGACCGGTCGGGCGAGGGCGACCGACTCCTCGACCTCCCGGTCTACGACGTGATGTCGAGTCCGGCCATCACCACGAACTTGGACGAGAGCGTGCGCGACGCGGTCGAACGCATGCTCGACAACGACTACTCGGGACTCGTCGTCACCCCCAAGGACGACGACCGAGTGGTCGGCGGCGTCATCACCAAGACCGACGTGTTGCGTGCGCTCTCGTACACTGAGGAGGACGTGATGGACGTGCAAATCACCAACGTGAACCTGCTCGACACCCTCTCGCGGGAGTCGATTCGCTCGTCCATCGCGGAGATTTCGGACAAGTACCAGAAGATGCAAGTTCGACACGCGCACGTGCGCTTCCACGAACACAAGGAGAAACTCCGGGGCACGCCGCTCCTCCAGTGCAAGATTCGACTCCGAACCAACCGCGGGCAGGTCGCCGGGTCCGGCGAAGGCTACGGCGCCGAACAGGCGTTCAGCGTCGCCCGCGACAAACTGGAGCGCAACGTCCTCGAGATGAAGGGCGTCGAGAGCGACCGGGAGTACGAGGGCCAACTCCTCCGAAAACTGGGCGAACTCTGA